A window of the Lolium perenne isolate Kyuss_39 chromosome 7, Kyuss_2.0, whole genome shotgun sequence genome harbors these coding sequences:
- the LOC127318550 gene encoding serine/threonine-protein phosphatase PP1 has protein sequence MDGNALEELIRRLLDGKKNKGPGKKVQLSEAEIRHLCVAAKEIFLSQPNLLELEAPINVCGDIHGQFSDLLRLFDYGGLPPSANYLFLGDYVDRGKQSIETICLLLAYKIKFPDNFFLLRGNHECASINRIYGFYDECKRRFSVRLWKLFTDCFNCLPVAALVDDKILCMHGGLSPDLDSLDRIREIQRPVDVPDQGLLCDLLWSDPDRDSSGWGENDRGVSFTFGADKVAEFLNKHDLDLICRAHQVVEDGYEFFADRQLVTIFSAPNYCGEFNNAGALMNVDASLLCSFQILKPLRSKTQQTE, from the exons ATGGACGGGAACGCTCTGGAGGAGCTGATACGCCGGCTCCTGGACGGGAAGAAGAACAAGGGGCCGGGGAAGAAGGTGCAGCTGAGCGAGGCCGAGATCCGGCACCTCTGCGTCGCCGCCAAGGAGATCTTCCTCTCCCAGCCCAACCTCCTCGAGCTCGAGGCGCCCATCAACGTTTGCG GCGACATCCACGGGCAGTTCTCGGACCTGCTCCGGCTGTTCGACTACGGCGGGCTGCCGCCGAGCGCCAACTACCTGTTCCTGGGCGACTACGTGGACCGCGGCAAGCAGAGCATCGAGACCATCTGCCTGCTCCTCGCCTACAAGATCAAGTTCCCGGACAACTTCTTCCTGCTGCGGGGCAACCACGAGTGCGCCTCCATCAACCGCATCTACGGCTTCTACGACGAGTGCAAGCGCCGCTTCAGCGTCCGCCTCTGGAAGCTCTTCACCGACTGCTTCAACTGCCTCCCCGTCGCCGCCCTCGTCGACGACAAGATCCTATGCATGCACGGCGGCCTCTCGCCGGACCTCGACAGCCTCGACCGCATCAGGGAGATCCAGCGGCCCGTCGACGTGCCCGACCAGGGACTCCTCTGCGACCTCCTCTGGTCCGACCCCGACCGCGACAGCTCCGGATGGGGCGAGAACGACCGCGGCGTTTCCTTCACCTTCGGCGCCGACAAGGTCGCTGAGTTCCTCAACAAGCACGACCTTGACCTCATCTGCCGCGCACATCAG GTCGTAGAGGACGGCTACGAGTTCTTCGCGGACCGGCAGCTCGTCACCATATTCTCCGCGCCCAACTACTGCGGCGAGTTCAACAACGCCGGCGCGCTCATGAACGTCGACGCCAGCCTACTCTGCTCCTTCCAAATCCTCAAGCCCTTGAGAAGCAAAACGCAGCAGACGGAGTGA